TCACACaatcattattttcaaaatagtgAGCTCATGATTGCCCATGCAACTGTAGATGGCGACACGAGTGTCCATGTACATGTGATTGGAAGTAATTCATCCTTTTAAAGTCACTGTCTTTGTGTCTTTAAAAGCACCCTTTACAGGGTAACTGGTTTGGCCAGGAATCTACCCCGATCCTGGGGCAAACCTCGGATGATATTGGGAATCTACCCGATGGCAAAATTCTGTCATttgaaaaaatggtggaatgtGTCTCGCTTCATTTCTCCTTTCACTCATAAGTTGACATGGAAAGAAAAGGGTGCTTCactaaatttataataagaCTTAAATTCCAAATAAGCTAAAATTCTCCTCTTTTTTTTAACTGTGAATCCCAGAGGCGATAGTTCAAGGCATTTTCtggaattaaaaattattgtatatAGGAAAGTCTTGATGAAGTCAGCTCCGACCACAAAGTTTGGGCTTTTCTCATGACAGTTCATTTGAATGATCTTCATAACTTACATCCTCTTTGGacttggatttggatttggatttggatttgaaatacagaaatgaagcaaaaacaattcaaaataacacaGTAACCAAGTACTAGAGATAGTGGTGTGCAGAATTGAAGCAAGTGCTTTAAGATGATCAACGCCTTCCGGATGCCACAGACTCAGCAGAGAAGAGGTACTTCACTCGTGAGAGAACTGAATCATGAGCAGGATCGTAAGGATGGTCCTTGGATGGAATCTCCAGAATTGCTGGTACCGGCTTGTTGTAGCTATCTACTAGGAACCTTATCATGTTCGCAACCTGAAATTCAGATGCCATGATGATTACACATAATTAGACTCTTCATACCAAATATCAAAGGCCACCCtcatgaaatttcattttttattttgtcaaGATGAAATGGTATTGCTCTAGAATAACCAGATTAGCACACACATTATGCTCATGTACATAACAcccaaatttgattttatacaACAGAAGCCTGTAAGAGGGAGAAGAAACTAAGAGTGGGATTGTGGGGCTTGATTCTCTGTGGTTActtttatatctatatatatatatatatatatatattttattttaacttaacaGTAATGGAGGGTTATGTGCAGCATTTGCCATGTAAAAACACAATATCGGAGGGAAACTAGGCTCCTTTAACTATTAATGAATTCAAAATACTTCAATAATTTTGAGATCATCACTATTTTTATTGGGGTAAAAGTCATTTCCCCATGTGATTAATCCCCTTGATTGGAAGATGACACAGGAAAGTAGTGCAAttcatatttacaaaataacatCAATATACTGCTACATTCCCTGTGAAAGTTTCATATTGATTAAGTGCAAGGATCcccttctttttcccttttattccTCAAGAAGATTTTCCAAAATCTAATCATCCGAAGGTCCAAAACGTTTCCCAAGGACATTTTCCTTACTCTAACTTCAAAAATCAATTCCTTGTTCAATTTTCAGGATGCCTTCAGCAAGCATAGCATCAAATACTAAACAGAACTTGGTTCTAGGGTCTCTGCCTAAACCAGTAAATTAAACCCCGTGTATTAGTGTGGATTGGAGGATCAGTTGTTTGGTGAGTTACTAATGCTAGAGCTTGAGCTATTTTCCCTTTTGCCCCATCAGGAATCCTCCAGTTCCATAAGAGAACATAAAGTGTTGGTGGATCAACATGTTAAGGTTTACCTGCATGCTTAACAGTAAAGGGGccgaaaaaaaattattaaatgtcATAGTGAAAGAAACACTTACATATTGGCTTATTAAAATGATAGCAATGTCTTCCTTTGTGGTGAATTCCTTGAATGCATCTTCAATTTGTTTTACAGTTGTTTCTAAGAAAGAACAAAATGACCTCATTAGCCAATGAAATGACCATTGATAAACTTCATTAGATACTGAAATAAATAAGGGTACACAAGTTGCCCAATTCACATAAAAGAATTTAATCTGATTTAAAGTAGAGACTGGCACTAATTAAGGATACACAACCAGATATTCGAATTTTAAGGAACTACAACaatcccaattttttttactcatGCCAACCTTATCAGTCCAAGTGACAAAGGAGATATTATTTTCTGATACACTTATTGCAAGAACCATTAAGTGATAAACTGAACTCTTCTTTGAGTGACAGCCTTATTACTGCTGTGACAGCCTCATTGCTGCTGTGACGCAAGTGCCCTGTCTTAGAACTAAGTCAAAATGGCacatgaatgaaataaaaaagggacgagaaaaattattttatccagcattatcaattaaaaaattacttagcATCAAATCAACTTCTTGATCTAGAGTGTCCTTCTATTGACCATTTGATTACATTTTGACATAAGGTGGTTGGATCTAATCCTCAtaattaaatccaaaaatataacaatcaaATAAGGAGCAAAATAACTGTAATCAGAATTAACATCAAATGATTTCAAGATCCAGAACATTTTAATTTACCAATGGAGTATAGCCTATCTAAACAACCAAGATTCAAAATTTAGCGCAAAATTTGAGGATCTGAAGCGGAGGAGATAGGAAACAGCCATGCTCACCATACAAAAGCTTCAGCAACACTTTTGACaaaaaaagtgatgaaattTTCAATCTGCATATTTCTATACTATTTATGGGGTTGCCAAATAAGTGTATGCACACATTTTACTCAGATAATAAGCTTGTAGCGATATCATATGTAAAGGTCCACCTATGACAATGTACTGTTATTATGAATAAGCTTGGGACTCAACATCAAGAACTAACAATTCAAATCACTTACAGGTGATTTTCTGGTAATCCTATTAAAATGCTTTCAAACTTATAACAATTGTATGTTGAAGTGATTGCTTGTCTGTCAGTTTTGACTATATGTTAGCATCTTGTCATATGGATTGGCATGCATTAGACATACTCATTGTTAGATAACAGTTGATGGAGCCTTTATGATCTGTAGAAAGTGCAAAtccaaagtaaataaattttgtcCCTGCTAAGGTGCATTCATAATTCTGTCTTCTTAAGGAGATAACAACATAATGTGCCAGTCTAAACCAATGTACATTTGGTAATGCTGTTTAAGATTAGAGTTTTGAAGGGAAATTCAATCTAATAGCCATAGACTATAATAAGACCCTCATAGCTTCAGCATGCAGCCAAGTGCAGAGTTTTATTATTATGGAAGTTTAACTGAAAATAATGTGGAGAAGGTTTGTGAGCCAAACACCAATATTCTCTCCGTTCCCTTGTGCAGTTTCCTTAGAACTTTTAAAACACAAATGTTGATATATTAACATTTCAGGAGTGTGAAGCGTGCATCTTAGGGAGAAAGCATGCCTCAGGGACTAAAGTGTGGGTTTCCTGAATGTAGTTCATACATAAGGCtgaaatccaaagggattttgatatattaatatttcaGGAGCATGAAGCATCCATCTTAGAGAGAAAGCATGCCTCAGGGAATGAAGTGTGGGTTTCCTGAATGTAGTTCACATGTAAGAAAGAAATTCAAAGGGACTTGAGCCTCAATATTGCAGCTTGAGGCATTTTTTTACTGTCGAAGTCATCACTCAAGGCATAAGTTTCGTTTACTTTCTTGACTAtcccaaaacaaaaataaataactctaaTAGCCATTCCCCACAGACCATTCTACCTTACTTTATGCTATACTAGAGGTAGGACACACAATATAGGGGTGCATTACCACATGGGTGTAGAGTTTTTGGAGAAATGCAAAGAGCAAGAGAGGTTTAAGGTGTCAAATTAATCTTCTGTTTTAACAATTGTTTCATGATTATTGGCTGAAGGGAATGGAAGTTCTAAGTAGTCATTGGTGGGAGAGAAAGTTCAGGACAGCTGTCCAAAtctttaatagtaatttttaagatgttagaaattaaaaaaaaaaaaaaatagagactAAAGAAGCCATTCCCATCATTGATATAGATGAGAGTGAAATATACTAGAACATGATTATACGGAACATTGTTTTTacagaagaaatgaaaatggtgaaataaaataactaaatgaGTTCAACTTAAGGAGACAAAAATATGGGTATTAAAGGCCTTTGAGTTGCATGGTTAAAAGATTGACCTAGGAGTGCCATAAAGTAGGAACTTATTTATGGAGGAATTTTAGGGATAGTAAATAGTAATGGCAGAGGCCAACAATTCTTTAACATGGAAGGTGAAAGGGAATTCACCATTGCCAATTCTAGTACATGAAAAGGTCTCATGCTAAGGATACTGTGAGGTGAATTCACCAGAAAAGTACAACAATATCTCTTGTAAATGGTTTAATCAGTTACAATATCATCAACAATTCAATAGTTGGCAGAGGTTAGATTTTGTAAATGGTATAACAATGGATACAAAAATAGCAAATCAGCATATGGAGAGCTAATTTGATTTATATCTTTATGTTAACCTAAAAATTCAATCAACTAAAGGATAAGCAACCTATAATACTCTAGGATCAACTAAACTCGTAAACGTACTTGAGTCAACAATGAGATAATTTGTCTTTCTCCGCAAGTCAACATTACCCACTCCAGCCAGCAAAAACCCAGTTATAGTGTCCTGCATATGAACAATCATCCATCagataaataaaaaacctaGTGAAAACCATGTGGCTTTGTGACAATTtatcaagaaataaataattatgatgCACAGTTTATGAAATATACAGTTAAATTACTTTAGCTGAGCAATTACTGAACTTTCCTGGAAATATAATCTCTACAGATCAAGTGGTAAACTGAACTAAGGTAGGCATGTAGGAATCAACTGGAAATATCCTAGGAAAAGGCTATTAATGGAGTACTAACCAACATGACATGAGCAGGTTAACAGCTCAAACACAAACTAATGTGCccaaagagaaataaaaatgtaGTGGACAATCATTACCATGTTACCACAAAGACCACGGGGTTCATTTTCCCAGGCAACCAAAACAAGTCCAGATctttttttcccccctttttaattagaaataaataatccattaataagaatttttaagCACAAATGAATGATGCAAAATCCTTCTAAAAGTATAAAGGATAATGAAAAAAGAAGAGGGAAATGCCTAACAAGATCAGTAAGATAGCTATATAGATCAAGGATTAAGCAAAAACATGAACAAAGTAGAGGAACAATGAACAAttcaatggaataaaaaaaattccccacaGAAAAAACCATTTACTTAGCTCCATGTTTTGCTAATCTATCTACAACATCATCAGCTCAATTGGGCACCAAGAAAAGGAACATCCCAACCTTCTAGCTAGATCTAGGATTTGGCGTAGCCACATGATGTACTTCCAAGGGCCTTTTTCTGACCTAAACACATAAAACATCAAGATAGCAGAATCCCCTTCCACCCATAAATTGGATAGATCCAAAGTCTTGATGCTTCCAGAAAGCACAGGATATTATCTTTCAGGTTTGGAAGCTCAACCCAGGAAGAATATGCTTTTATTGAATGGGAATCACCACTAAAAATATGGATAAGATTGAAATTTGATGATGTGGCTGAATGTGACCCTAAACAAGCTGTCATTGGAGGAGAGCTTCAAGCAGGGGGTCATTTTCAGGTTTTGCAGCAGCAAATGAAAATCAATGCACAGCAGAGGTTTTTGCCTAACATATCTACCAATGCTAGCAAGCAACATGTGATTCAAAAGGGTTTGGGTTGAAACGGATCCTCAAGATAGTATATGTTTGATTCATATCTAATTGGTATATTGTACTAGTGTTCCCCCTGGCCTCAAGCCAAACCATTCATGATCTTGTAtagaaatgtatttttttttttttgatagacacaAATATGCAAAATACTATTGGCTCAACTGCCACTCATGGTTTTGGAACACAGGTAAAGGAAGAAAGTAGTTGGAAGATGTTTTTTCGAAGGAGGTACAAGCCAACCCAGATataagaaatgattttaaatgcCATGAGTTACCCCTTCAATAACAGCATGATGACCATGATAGCCAACTTGTACTTGTTATATATCCAGCTGTATGAATTTATTGATTTCAGACTTCTTCAAGAGGAAAAAATGCAAAGTAGAAAACAGAAACCTCAATTCAAAAGTGTTAAGAGACACAAACCCAGCTTAAAACTGAACAATCATACATATAtgtcaacataaaaaaaacactagTTCAAGTGTCTAAAACATAAGAATTGGGTATAGTTCCATTAATAAAGCCATGGAGAAACTACATTAATCCATACCTCATCAGCAATCATAGCAATGAGTGCCGAGCTTTTAGTGGGGATTTGAGCTCTGCCAGCCATTGCTTTTGAAAATTCAACTGCAACagcaatttaaataaataacagaGAATGCAACTAAcccactaataaaaaaaattaaaatactacaAAGAGCTTGTAAACCTTTTGCTGCCCAAAGTACTCCAACTATATCACTAACTTCCCCTTGTGTCCCACATCTTTACTATTTGATAGCAAAAATCATACTAAAATCACCTTAAAgatcataataaatttttattatttattggttatagatgataaaattaaattcatttcacttattttgcACTTTAaagttctttcttttcttctttcaataaggagtttttagattttttttttcgtagTTGTTCCTTTTTTCCTACGTAGGCTTCCATTTACAATGGGATTCATTGGCAGCATGGTGGGTACCATTTATCTTTCCATGGTAAAATTAGTCAACAATAATTGAAGCCAAAATCTTTTCTACGTATGATTTTACAGGATAATATTTCCAAatagttaattttataaaaattctagCTTCAACCTAAAATCCTAGATTTCAAAGTTTTCAGCAATAACATtgacaagttaaaaacattcaAAGAGAAACCCTAAATCTTTGTTTGGATTCcaataaaatagagaaataaaaGAACACAAATTTTGTCATCTCTCATCTTCTGCTTccgaaaaattaaaaatcaggTCATCTAAGCCAATTTTaagtagaaaaagaagaaaaataaaagaaaaccactttttgatacCTGTATTCTTTCACTCCGTTTGCTgtcaaaaatccaaaattcagATCAACTAAGCCAAAGAATCACACGATTTTAAGGTAAAGTGTCAATTTCTGTATTCTCCACTACCATGATGGTGAAAAttttaagattcaaaattttctttcgtttctcattattttctcagcatccaaacgaTTGTATCTAACCTAGAATTCGATTGATTGAATTGGGAATATAGATTGGAGCAGTACCTTGAACTCAGAGATGGATCGAAACGCAGGTATGGAGAAGAAATTATTGAATGCCGTAGAGATCGGACCTTCTTGTGCTGCAAACAGGCCTAAAAGTAGCGTACAGCGTGAGTTAGGCGTCAGTAGGGCGGTAATTCTATGGGCCTGGGCCTGGTCCAGTGGCGGCCCAATTTTTGAACTGGTGGACTGTAAGTGGGCTGATTTCTACTATGTGTAAAGGTAAGTTGTAACAGAGCTTTCGATGACATCCCAGCCCAAATTCAAACCCCCTCTAAATCCTCGGCTGCTTTCCTCTTCATTTCCCTGGAGAAACCCCACCACCCTCGAATTCTCGAACCCAAATCTTCTGAGAAAACATAGGGAAAAGGAACATGAATTTCCTCAAGCCCAAACACCTGGACACGCCTTCAGCATCAAAGCCACCACAACTCAATCTCCAGCAAGCTCTCACCGACATTCAAAATCACTGCTCCGCTTTTCTCAGCCACTTCCCCAATCTCCCATTCGACCCTAAAACCCACTTCGAGTCTACCATCTCCAACCTCCAAAACCACGCCAAACGCGCCCTACGATGCCCCGGAAAGGCTCCAGTTTGGGCTCGTATTCGCGGGGATGGAGGGGGCATGCCCGCAAGTGCAATTGAGGAGCGGTTGGCGGGAGTGCCCGTGTACGCCCTCAGCAACTCTTCGGATGAATTCGTGTTGGTTTCGGGTGTGAGGACTGGGAAGTCCCTTGGGTTGTTTTGTCTCAAGAAGGAGGATGCTGAGACGCTTCTCGAGCAGATGAAATTGATGGACCCCGGAATGCGGCAAGGCTCCAAAGTGGTCGCTGTTGCTCTGAACAAGGTTTGTAATAAGCTCTGTTTCTTGGTTTCTGGCGCTCTGGCTGTGGCTTTGTGTATTTGATTGATTATTTGATGGGTTTTGCAGGTTTTTCAGCTAAAGCTTGATGGGGTTGCATTTAGGTTGATGCCGGACTCAACCCAAGTCAAGAATGCACTTAGAGTGAGTAATTtgccaaaataatttttttgttgcttCCCAGTTCATTGGATGTGGAGTGGATTAAGCACCCAATATTTAATCCTAtgcaaatcaaataaaattttaaaccaatacACCCTTGAGTCTTTTAAAGGTTTTGGAGAAAATTTTCCAGGGAAAATATGTTCCCAAGTTGAAATTTTCTGTTGGTTGTGAAgggtttttatttaattaatgataCTTGGTAAAATTTGATCCAAGTGTCATGCTGTAATGTCTAATCTACTAAGCTTATTGAAGGCTTTTATTCATACTGCTTTTCATTAGCTAtgtgaattattattattattattattattattttttatttttttattttttgtccatCAAGCTTGTTTTAGAGTCATATCTTTGGCAGCTCTAATTCCCTTTGGTCATTCCTTTTCTGGCTTAGATCATATCCTTTTGGTACTTTCCACATGAATTGGATTACTTCTCTGTGCTGTTACATTTGTTTATCTTTGTTGCATATGTCTAAACCATCTTAAACAGTTTGCTTGACATGTAGTTCAACTGGTTAGCTTCTTGCCAATAGCCTCATTTCTTATTCTATCTATTCCGGATTCATGTTTATGCAGAGTGATGATTGATTGTATATTTTATGTTGGCAAAGTACCTACCCCAACCATTGCCTTTGTCAGGATTGGGAGTGGCTGTGTTGAAAGATGCTTTAAATATGATATTGGCAAAATTCTTCATTGTGGAATATTCGTGCAGataaattgagaagaaaaaaagtcattttgCCATAAAAATTTTCTCTAATCTTTTTTGTTGAATCAGAGTTGGAAATGGTGTAAACTTGTTGTCTCAAGAACTTTGTTTCCAAATCTAaaccatatatatttttttatgcctTCAAATATTATACA
This region of Vitis vinifera cultivar Pinot Noir 40024 chromosome 5, ASM3070453v1 genomic DNA includes:
- the LOC100267411 gene encoding V-type proton ATPase subunit F, with amino-acid sequence MAGRAQIPTKSSALIAMIADEDTITGFLLAGVGNVDLRRKTNYLIVDSKTTVKQIEDAFKEFTTKEDIAIILISQYVANMIRFLVDSYNKPVPAILEIPSKDHPYDPAHDSVLSRVKYLFSAESVASGRR
- the LOC100245330 gene encoding protein TIC 22-like, chloroplastic; translation: MNFLKPKHLDTPSASKPPQLNLQQALTDIQNHCSAFLSHFPNLPFDPKTHFESTISNLQNHAKRALRCPGKAPVWARIRGDGGGMPASAIEERLAGVPVYALSNSSDEFVLVSGVRTGKSLGLFCLKKEDAETLLEQMKLMDPGMRQGSKVVAVALNKVFQLKLDGVAFRLMPDSTQVKNALRVMEKAGFSDDGFSGVPVFQSRSLILQSQDKKYRPVFFRKEDLENSLLSASNQQNRLNPAFRQGDIQVAVFEEIIKGMQENASRQWDDVVFIPPGFDASISSPQQQATANG